The Paenibacillus uliginis N3/975 genome has a window encoding:
- the rplK gene encoding 50S ribosomal protein L11, which yields MAKKIIKMVKLQIPAGKANPAPPVGPALGQAGVNIMAFCKEFNARTADQAGLIIPVEISVFEDRSFTFITKTPPAAVLLRVAAKIEKGSGEPNKKKVATVKRDAVRQIAEQKMPDLNAATVEAAMLMVEGTARSMGITIED from the coding sequence ATGGCGAAGAAAATTATCAAGATGGTAAAACTGCAAATTCCTGCAGGTAAAGCGAACCCAGCTCCTCCAGTAGGTCCAGCATTGGGTCAAGCAGGTGTCAACATCATGGCATTCTGTAAAGAATTCAACGCTCGTACTGCTGATCAAGCTGGCTTGATCATTCCGGTTGAAATTTCGGTGTTTGAGGATCGTTCCTTTACATTTATCACCAAAACTCCACCGGCTGCTGTTCTGCTTCGTGTGGCTGCCAAGATCGAAAAAGGATCCGGCGAACCAAACAAGAAGAAAGTTGCAACGGTTAAACGTGATGCGGTTCGTCAAATCGCAGAACAAAAAATGCCTGACCTGAACGCTGCAACTGTTGAAGCTGCAATGTTGATGGTTGAAGGTACTGCCCGTAGTATGGGTATCACAATCGAAGACTAA
- the rplA gene encoding 50S ribosomal protein L1 translates to MAKHGKKYLEAAKLIDSEATYEPSEAVELVKKAAVAKFDETVEVAVRLGVDPRKQDQAVRGVVVLPHGTGKTQRVLVFAKGEKAKEAEAAGADFVGDQDMINKIQQGWFEFDVCVATPDMMSEVGKLGRLLGGKGLMPNPKAGTVTFDVAKAVQEIKAGKIEYRLDKAGQIHAPIGKVSFDADKLNENLKSLVDALNRAKPAAAKGVYLKNIAVSSTMGPSARVNTASFK, encoded by the coding sequence ATGGCTAAACACGGTAAGAAATACCTTGAAGCTGCTAAGCTGATTGACAGCGAAGCAACTTATGAGCCTTCGGAAGCCGTTGAACTGGTGAAGAAGGCAGCAGTTGCCAAATTCGACGAAACTGTTGAAGTGGCTGTACGTTTGGGTGTAGACCCTCGTAAACAAGACCAGGCTGTTCGTGGCGTTGTAGTCCTGCCTCACGGTACGGGTAAAACGCAACGCGTTCTGGTATTTGCAAAAGGTGAAAAAGCGAAGGAAGCCGAAGCGGCTGGCGCGGATTTTGTTGGCGATCAAGATATGATTAACAAAATTCAACAGGGCTGGTTCGAATTCGACGTCTGCGTAGCTACACCTGATATGATGAGTGAAGTCGGTAAATTGGGCCGTCTGCTCGGTGGTAAAGGCCTGATGCCTAACCCTAAAGCCGGCACGGTTACATTCGATGTTGCTAAGGCTGTTCAAGAAATTAAAGCCGGTAAAATCGAGTACCGTCTGGACAAAGCAGGTCAAATTCACGCTCCAATCGGCAAAGTATCCTTTGATGCGGATAAACTCAATGAAAACCTCAAGTCTCTTGTGGATGCATTGAACCGCGCGAAGCCAGCTGCTGCTAAAGGTGTATACCTGAAGAACATCGCTGTATCTTCGACTATGGGACCTAGCGCTCGCGTGAACACAGCTTCTTTTAAATAA
- the secE gene encoding preprotein translocase subunit SecE — translation MKRSFKSLFSFFSESWAELKKVRWPNRKELTNYSLIVIGTVVFVTIYFWVLDIGISAVIEAII, via the coding sequence GTGAAACGTAGTTTCAAGTCTCTGTTTTCCTTTTTCTCTGAAAGCTGGGCGGAACTTAAAAAAGTTCGCTGGCCCAATCGTAAAGAACTGACGAACTATTCACTCATTGTTATCGGCACCGTTGTGTTTGTCACAATTTATTTTTGGGTTTTAGACATCGGTATTTCCGCTGTGATCGAAGCGATAATTTAG
- the sigH gene encoding RNA polymerase sporulation sigma factor SigH, with the protein MSVNLKEVMMSGYDLISDEDIVEAVREGDSGALEYLINKYRNFVRAKARSYFLIGADREDIVQEGMIGLYKAIRDFKGDKLSSFKAFAELCITRQIITAIKTATRQKHIPLNSYVSLDKPIYDEDSDRTLLDVICGTAVSDPEELVINQEEFVGLEDKMSEILSDLERKVLMLYLDGRSYQEIAVDLRRHVKSIDNALQRVKRKLERYLEVRDN; encoded by the coding sequence TTGAGTGTCAACCTCAAGGAAGTCATGATGTCAGGGTATGATTTGATAAGTGATGAAGACATTGTCGAGGCGGTCCGTGAAGGTGACAGCGGGGCGCTTGAATATTTGATCAATAAGTACCGGAACTTTGTACGTGCCAAAGCTCGTTCTTATTTTCTTATTGGCGCGGATCGCGAGGATATTGTCCAGGAAGGCATGATCGGCCTTTATAAGGCAATTCGTGATTTTAAAGGGGACAAGCTTTCTTCGTTCAAGGCTTTCGCTGAGCTGTGCATCACGCGGCAGATCATTACGGCAATCAAGACCGCGACGAGACAGAAGCATATTCCACTGAATTCCTATGTTTCTCTGGATAAGCCGATTTATGATGAGGATTCAGACCGTACACTGCTGGATGTTATATGCGGTACGGCGGTATCCGATCCAGAAGAACTGGTGATTAACCAGGAAGAGTTTGTTGGCTTGGAAGATAAAATGTCTGAAATACTGAGTGATCTGGAGCGGAAAGTGCTGATGCTTTATTTAGATGGCCGTTCCTATCAAGAGATCGCAGTAGATTTGAGACGTCATGTTAAATCTATTGATAATGCCCTCCAGCGGGTAAAGCGTAAGCTTGAACGCTATCTGGAGGTTCGGGATAATTAG
- the rpmG gene encoding 50S ribosomal protein L33 yields MRVIITLACTSCKQRNYTTTKNKRNHPDRMEMKKFCKFCNEQTPHRETR; encoded by the coding sequence ATGCGGGTAATTATCACTTTGGCTTGTACAAGCTGCAAACAAAGAAACTACACAACCACAAAGAACAAGCGAAATCACCCCGACCGCATGGAGATGAAGAAATTTTGCAAGTTCTGTAACGAGCAAACTCCTCATCGCGAAACCAGATAG
- the rpoB gene encoding DNA-directed RNA polymerase subunit beta encodes MAGHLVQYGRRTRRSYARITEVLEVPNLIEIQQKSYEWFLEEGLREMFQDISPIQDFTGNLVLEFIDYSLGEPKYTVDDAKERDVTYAAPLRVKVRLINKETGEVKEQEVFMGDFPLMTETGTFIINGAERVIVSQLVRSPSVYFSTKVDKNGKKTYTATVIPNRGAWLELETDAKDIVYVRIDRTRKIPVTVLLRALGFGTDAEILELLGDDEYIRNTLDKDNTDSTEKALIEIYERLRPGEPPTLDNAKSLLVARFFDPKRYDLANVGRYKINKKLHIKNRLFNQRLAESLIDVETGEIIAEAGQTVDRRLLDEIMPHLEKSVGYKTYHVAGGVQDSEDITLQTIDVFSPIEDGKVVKIIANGNIDKSVKHITQADIISSISYFMDLLHGIGNTDDIDHLGNRRLRSVGELLQNQFRIGLSRMERVVRERMSIQDASVITPQALINIRPVIASIKEFFGSSQLSQFMDQTNPLAELTHKRRLSALGPGGLTRERAGFEVRDVHHSHYGRMCPIETPEGPNIGLINSLSTFARINEYGFIEAPYRWVDPKTGQVTEQIDYLTADEEDNYVVAQANASLTEDSKFADDMVIVRYNKQADNILPMPKDRVDYMDVSPKQVVSVATALIPFLENDDSNRALMGSNMQRQAVPLLIPKAPLVGTGMEHKSAKDSGVCIVSKYDGIIERSTANEIWLRRVENVDGQEVKGDIIKHKLHKFMRSNQGTCINQRPIVQRGDVIKKGDILADGPSTEMGELALGRNVVVAFMTWEGYNYEDAILLSEKLVKEDVYTSIHIEEYESEARDTKLGPEEITRDIPNVGEEALKNLDERGIIRIGAEISAGDILVGKVTPKGVTELTAEERLLHAIFGEKAREVRDTSLRVPHGSDGIIVDVKVFTRENGDELPPGVNQLVRVYIAQKRKISEGDKMAGRHGNKGVVARILPEEDMPFLPDGTPVQVVLNPLGVPSRMNIGQVLEVHLGMAALQLGIHVATPVFDGASEYDVFDTMEEAGMQRNGKTVLYDGRTGERFEREVTVGVMHMIKLAHMVDDKIHARSTGPYSLVTQQPLGGKAQFGGQRFGEMEVWALEAYGAAYTLQEILTVKSDDVVGRVKTYESIVKGENVPEPGVPESFKVLIKELQSLGMDVKILSENEEEIEMRELDDEEDAAGDKLSLNLEGTEVGVE; translated from the coding sequence TTGGCAGGACATCTTGTTCAATATGGTCGACGCACTCGGCGAAGTTATGCACGTATTACTGAGGTACTCGAAGTTCCGAACCTGATTGAAATCCAACAAAAATCTTATGAATGGTTTTTGGAGGAAGGGTTGCGCGAAATGTTCCAAGACATCTCGCCGATTCAGGATTTTACAGGAAACTTGGTGCTGGAGTTTATCGACTACAGCCTTGGAGAACCGAAATACACCGTCGATGACGCGAAAGAACGCGACGTAACTTATGCGGCGCCGCTCCGTGTTAAAGTCCGGCTCATCAACAAAGAGACTGGAGAGGTCAAGGAGCAAGAAGTGTTCATGGGAGACTTTCCGTTAATGACGGAAACCGGAACATTTATCATTAATGGTGCCGAACGGGTCATTGTCAGCCAGTTGGTTCGCTCTCCCAGCGTCTATTTCAGCACTAAAGTTGATAAAAACGGTAAGAAAACATACACTGCGACCGTTATTCCGAATCGCGGCGCATGGCTGGAGCTGGAGACGGACGCTAAGGATATTGTATATGTACGGATCGACCGTACCCGCAAAATACCGGTAACCGTACTGCTTCGTGCGCTCGGTTTCGGTACAGACGCAGAGATTTTGGAACTGCTGGGTGATGACGAGTACATTCGTAATACCCTGGATAAAGACAACACGGATTCGACGGAAAAGGCGCTTATTGAGATCTACGAACGCCTTCGTCCAGGCGAGCCTCCGACGTTGGACAATGCAAAGAGCCTCTTGGTAGCACGTTTCTTTGATCCGAAGCGCTATGATCTGGCGAACGTTGGTCGTTATAAGATCAACAAGAAGCTTCATATTAAAAACCGTCTCTTCAATCAGCGTTTGGCTGAGAGTCTGATTGACGTGGAAACGGGTGAGATCATTGCTGAAGCTGGTCAAACCGTAGACCGCCGTCTTTTGGACGAGATTATGCCTCACCTAGAGAAGAGTGTCGGCTACAAAACATATCATGTTGCGGGCGGCGTTCAGGATAGTGAGGATATTACACTTCAGACGATCGATGTGTTCTCGCCAATCGAGGACGGTAAAGTCGTTAAGATTATCGCCAATGGCAACATCGATAAATCGGTGAAGCATATTACGCAGGCGGACATTATTTCGTCCATCAGCTATTTCATGGATTTACTGCACGGTATCGGCAACACGGATGACATTGACCACCTGGGTAACAGACGTCTGCGTTCCGTAGGTGAACTTCTGCAGAACCAGTTCCGTATCGGTCTTTCCCGTATGGAGCGCGTTGTTCGTGAAAGAATGTCGATCCAGGATGCGAGTGTTATTACACCGCAGGCTCTCATCAACATTCGCCCGGTTATTGCATCGATTAAAGAGTTCTTCGGTAGCTCACAGTTGTCCCAGTTTATGGACCAGACGAACCCGCTTGCTGAACTGACGCATAAACGCCGTCTTTCCGCACTCGGACCTGGTGGTTTGACTCGGGAACGCGCGGGCTTTGAAGTCCGAGACGTTCACCACAGTCACTATGGCCGTATGTGTCCGATCGAGACTCCAGAGGGACCGAACATCGGTTTGATTAACTCCCTGTCTACATTTGCCCGTATTAACGAATACGGATTTATCGAAGCGCCTTATCGCTGGGTTGATCCGAAGACGGGTCAGGTAACAGAGCAGATCGATTATCTGACTGCTGATGAGGAAGATAACTATGTTGTAGCTCAGGCGAACGCAAGTTTAACAGAAGACAGTAAGTTTGCGGACGATATGGTAATTGTTCGTTATAACAAACAGGCCGATAACATTTTGCCAATGCCTAAAGATCGTGTGGATTACATGGACGTTTCGCCTAAACAGGTGGTATCTGTCGCTACGGCGCTGATTCCGTTCCTCGAGAACGATGACTCCAACCGTGCCCTCATGGGATCTAACATGCAGCGTCAAGCTGTTCCGCTTCTTATTCCGAAAGCACCGCTTGTCGGAACAGGAATGGAGCATAAATCCGCGAAAGATTCCGGTGTATGTATTGTATCCAAATATGACGGAATTATTGAGCGCTCAACAGCTAATGAAATCTGGCTCCGCCGCGTGGAAAATGTGGACGGACAAGAAGTCAAAGGCGATATCATTAAACATAAATTACACAAATTTATGCGTTCGAACCAAGGTACATGTATTAACCAGCGTCCAATCGTCCAACGTGGCGATGTAATCAAGAAGGGGGATATCCTTGCGGATGGTCCTTCGACTGAGATGGGCGAATTGGCACTTGGACGTAACGTTGTCGTAGCTTTCATGACCTGGGAAGGTTATAACTACGAGGATGCGATTCTTCTTTCTGAGAAGCTCGTGAAAGAGGATGTCTACACTTCGATTCACATCGAGGAGTATGAATCTGAAGCTCGAGATACAAAGCTTGGACCAGAAGAAATCACACGTGATATTCCGAACGTCGGTGAAGAAGCGCTGAAAAATCTTGATGAGCGCGGAATTATTCGTATCGGTGCTGAGATCAGTGCAGGCGACATCTTGGTTGGTAAAGTAACACCTAAGGGTGTAACGGAACTGACGGCTGAAGAGCGTCTCCTTCATGCGATCTTTGGTGAGAAAGCTCGCGAAGTGCGTGACACCTCGCTGCGCGTTCCTCACGGTAGTGATGGTATCATCGTTGATGTGAAGGTGTTTACTCGCGAGAACGGTGATGAATTGCCGCCGGGCGTAAACCAACTGGTTCGCGTGTACATCGCTCAGAAACGTAAAATCTCCGAAGGTGACAAAATGGCCGGACGTCACGGTAACAAAGGTGTCGTTGCCCGTATTTTGCCTGAGGAAGACATGCCGTTCCTGCCTGATGGCACACCTGTACAGGTTGTTCTTAACCCGCTTGGTGTACCTTCACGTATGAACATCGGTCAGGTATTGGAAGTTCACTTGGGTATGGCTGCTCTGCAGCTTGGTATTCACGTGGCTACGCCAGTATTTGATGGAGCAAGCGAGTATGATGTGTTTGATACAATGGAAGAAGCAGGCATGCAGCGTAATGGTAAGACCGTTTTGTATGATGGCCGTACAGGAGAGCGTTTCGAGCGCGAAGTTACTGTTGGTGTCATGCACATGATCAAGCTGGCGCACATGGTTGATGATAAAATCCACGCCCGTTCTACGGGACCATACTCTCTCGTTACGCAACAGCCGCTCGGTGGTAAAGCACAGTTCGGTGGACAGCGTTTCGGTGAGATGGAAGTATGGGCGCTTGAAGCATATGGCGCCGCATATACACTGCAAGAAATTCTTACCGTTAAGTCCGATGACGTGGTCGGTCGGGTGAAAACCTACGAATCGATCGTCAAGGGTGAGAACGTCCCGGAACCAGGTGTTCCAGAATCGTTCAAGGTATTGATTAAGGAACTTCAATCTCTCGGTATGGACGTCAAAATCCTTAGCGAGAACGAGGAAGAAATCGAGATGAGAGAACTCGATGATGAAGAAGATGCGGCAGGCGATAAACTGAGCCTTAACTTGGAAGGCACTGAAGTCGGAGTGGAATAA
- the nusG gene encoding transcription termination/antitermination protein NusG, whose protein sequence is MEKRWYVVHTYSGYENKVKANLEKRVESMGMEDKIFRVLVPMEEEIVNKDGKKKTVMRKVYPGYVLVEMIQTDDSWYVVRNTPGVTGFVGSTGSGSKPTPLLPEEVEQILKHMGMEEPKPKIEFDIKESVRIKVGPFANFVGSVEEILAEKSKLKVHVNMFGRETPLELDYTQVEKL, encoded by the coding sequence ATGGAAAAAAGATGGTATGTGGTTCATACCTATTCCGGGTATGAGAATAAAGTCAAAGCCAATTTGGAAAAACGTGTCGAGTCCATGGGCATGGAGGACAAAATATTCCGCGTTCTTGTTCCTATGGAAGAAGAAATCGTAAACAAGGACGGTAAGAAAAAGACCGTCATGCGTAAAGTTTACCCGGGATATGTCTTGGTCGAAATGATTCAAACCGATGATTCTTGGTATGTTGTCCGCAATACACCGGGGGTTACGGGCTTTGTCGGTTCGACAGGCTCCGGTTCTAAACCGACGCCTTTGCTTCCAGAAGAAGTTGAACAGATTCTGAAGCATATGGGCATGGAAGAACCGAAACCGAAGATTGAATTCGACATCAAGGAATCTGTTCGTATCAAGGTTGGTCCTTTTGCGAATTTCGTGGGCTCCGTGGAAGAGATTTTGGCTGAAAAGAGTAAGCTTAAGGTTCACGTCAACATGTTTGGACGGGAAACCCCGCTGGAGTTGGATTATACTCAAGTGGAGAAGTTATAA
- a CDS encoding class I SAM-dependent methyltransferase — MPNQHYYTNQPVTGHNRRELETVLRGSKFKFISDAGVFSKSGVDYGSKVLIEALDIPSQSNVLDVGCGYGPIGLSAARIAKDGHVTMIDINSRAVELAKENARLNGIGNVTIMESDLFTAVEGKEFDIVLTNPPIRAGKETVHKIFEQAFEHLKDQGQLWVVIQKKQGSPSAKAKLESLFSQVEEVTKDKGYRIFKAVKTTS; from the coding sequence ATGCCGAATCAGCATTATTATACGAACCAGCCAGTAACCGGACATAACAGGCGGGAACTGGAAACGGTACTTCGTGGCAGTAAATTCAAGTTTATTAGTGATGCAGGTGTTTTTTCTAAGAGTGGAGTGGATTATGGGAGTAAGGTGCTGATTGAAGCCCTTGATATTCCAAGTCAGTCCAATGTGCTTGATGTCGGATGCGGTTATGGGCCGATCGGGCTTTCTGCAGCGAGAATTGCAAAGGACGGCCATGTAACGATGATAGATATCAACAGCCGTGCGGTAGAATTAGCCAAGGAAAATGCGAGACTCAATGGAATTGGTAATGTCACTATAATGGAAAGTGACCTGTTCACAGCAGTAGAGGGTAAGGAATTTGATATCGTTCTAACCAATCCGCCTATACGGGCAGGCAAAGAAACGGTACACAAAATTTTTGAACAAGCCTTTGAGCATCTGAAGGATCAGGGGCAGCTGTGGGTGGTCATTCAGAAAAAACAAGGCTCCCCATCGGCCAAAGCCAAACTGGAAAGCCTGTTTTCTCAAGTGGAGGAAGTGACGAAGGACAAGGGCTACCGGATATTCAAAGCGGTAAAGACTACATCCTGA
- the rplJ gene encoding 50S ribosomal protein L10 gives MANAKVIQAKQDAVDVVTAKLRESVTTVVVDYRGLNVTQVTELRKQLREAGIEFQVLKNSLLRRATAAAELTELDEALAGPTAVAFGTEDVVAPAKILNDFAKKNDALELKGAVVEGRVIGVDEIKALAELPSREGLLSMLLSVLQAPMRNFALAVKAVADKEEQGA, from the coding sequence TTGGCAAACGCAAAAGTGATTCAAGCTAAACAAGACGCGGTTGACGTAGTAACTGCTAAGTTGCGCGAAAGTGTGACAACAGTTGTAGTTGACTATCGTGGATTGAACGTTACCCAAGTAACAGAACTGCGTAAGCAGCTTCGTGAAGCTGGTATCGAATTTCAAGTATTGAAAAACTCCCTGCTTCGCCGTGCGACAGCAGCTGCAGAGCTGACTGAGCTGGATGAAGCGTTGGCAGGTCCGACGGCTGTTGCTTTCGGTACTGAGGATGTTGTGGCTCCAGCGAAAATCTTGAACGATTTCGCTAAGAAAAACGACGCTTTGGAACTGAAAGGCGCAGTAGTAGAAGGCCGTGTCATCGGAGTGGACGAAATCAAAGCGCTGGCGGAACTTCCGTCCCGCGAAGGTCTCTTGTCCATGCTCCTCAGCGTGCTTCAAGCCCCAATGCGCAACTTCGCGCTTGCGGTTAAAGCCGTGGCTGACAAAGAAGAACAAGGCGCGTAA
- the rplL gene encoding 50S ribosomal protein L7/L12, with the protein MSKEQILEAIKGMSVLELNDLVKAIEEEFGVTAAAPVAVAGAGAGAAAEAEQSEFDVILTGAGASKINVIKVVREITGLGLKEAKELVDNAPKPLKEKVSKEDAEAVKAKLEEAGASVEVK; encoded by the coding sequence ATGAGCAAAGAGCAAATCTTGGAAGCAATCAAAGGCATGTCCGTTCTGGAACTGAACGATCTCGTTAAAGCAATCGAAGAAGAATTCGGCGTAACTGCTGCAGCTCCAGTAGCTGTTGCAGGTGCAGGCGCTGGCGCAGCTGCTGAAGCTGAGCAATCTGAATTCGACGTAATCCTGACTGGTGCAGGCGCGTCCAAAATCAACGTTATCAAAGTTGTTCGCGAAATCACAGGCCTCGGCTTGAAAGAAGCGAAAGAACTCGTTGACAACGCACCAAAACCACTGAAAGAAAAAGTAAGTAAAGAAGATGCAGAAGCTGTTAAAGCTAAATTGGAAGAAGCAGGCGCATCCGTAGAAGTGAAGTAA